The Setaria italica strain Yugu1 chromosome IX, Setaria_italica_v2.0, whole genome shotgun sequence genome has a window encoding:
- the LOC101754474 gene encoding uncharacterized protein LOC101754474, whose translation MGKRLPAAAAAVAAAAVRSYARSLRSPSFAASTAGKAAKTPPNPLDTPRNSAAAAAAAAAASSGRAEVRDLAAACGLQEDERVPLAEVVSDCTRRWFQDALKEARAGDITMQVLVGQMYRSGYGVNKNEHKARVWMEKASRYRSTVWKVSNKRPGYNASDSDSDSGDAKESYK comes from the exons ATGGGCAAGcgcctcccggccgccgccgctgcagtcgccgccgctgcggtcCGCTCCTACGCCCGCAGCCTCCGCTCCCCCTCtttcgccgcctccaccgccgggaAGGCAGCGAAGACGCCGCCCAACCCACTGGATACGCCCAGgaactccgccgccgcggccgccgctgcggcggcggccagctccGGGCGGGCCGAGGTGCGGGAtttggcggcggcgtgcgggctcCAGGAGGACGAGCGAGTGCCGCTCGCGGAGGTGGTGTCGGACTGCACGAGGCGGTGGTTCCAGGACGCGCTCAAGGAGGCGCGCGCCGGCGACATCACCATGCAGGTGCTCGTCGGCCAGATGTACCGCAGTGGATACGGCGTCAACAAGAACGAGCACAAG GCAAGGGTTTGGATGGAGAAAGCATCAAGGTATCGATCTACAGTCTGGAAAGTTAGCAATAAACGCCCAG GTTACAATGCTAGTGACTCGGACTCAGATTCAGGTGATGCTAAAGAATCATACAAATAA
- the LOC101755277 gene encoding U2 small nuclear ribonucleoprotein B'': MLSGDIPPNQTIYLNNLNEKVKKEELKRSLYALCSQYGRILDVVALKTQKLRGQAWVVFSEITAATNAFRGLQDFDFYGKKMRVQYAKTKSDCIAKEDGTYAPKEKRKKQEEKAAEKKRRAEEAQQSGPNASAAQSNGTGYQASRLGKVSQEQLPPNNILFIQNLPDQTTSMMLQILFQQYPGFREVRMIEAKPGIAFVEFEDDSQSNVAMLALQGFKITPENPMAISYAKK; this comes from the exons atgttGTCCGGCGACATCCCCCCGAACCAGACCATCTACCTCAACAACCTTAACGAGAAGGTCAAGAAAGAAG AGTTGAAGAGGTCACTTTATGCCCTGTGCTCACAGTATGGAAGGATACTGGATGTGGTGGCCTTGAAAACTCAAAAACTGAGGGGGCAAGCATGGGTTGTGTTTAGTGAAATTACAGCTGCTACCAATGCTTTCCGAGGATTGCAAGACTTTGATTTCTACGGCAAAAAAATG CGAGTCCAATACGCAAAAACAAAATCTGACTGTATTGCAAAAGAAGATGGTACTTATGCTCctaaggagaaaagaaagaagcagGAGGAGAAAG CTGCTGAGAAAAAACGACGAGCAGAAGAGGCACAACAATCTGGTCCTAATGCTTCTGCTGCCCAAAGCAATGGAACT GGTTACCAAGCCTCTCGCCTGGGCAAGGTTTCACAAGAGCAGCTCCCTCCTAACAACATCCTCTTCATCCAGAACTTGCCGGACCAGACCACAAGCATGATGCTCCAGATCCTGTTCCAGCAGTACCCTGGCTTCCGGGAGGTCCGGATGATCGAGGCCAAGCCAGGCATCGCTTTCGTGGAGTTCGAGGACGACAGCCAGTCCAATGTCGCGATGCTGGCCCTCCAGGGCTTCAAGATCACCCCAGAGAACCCCATGGCTATATCCTACGCCAAAAAATGA
- the LOC101753250 gene encoding pentatricopeptide repeat-containing protein At4g13650 isoform X2 gives MTRREAAASLHRSLARFVAHDDTERTLSLVAAKARQHGALVSADLASALRACRLRGYRWPRVLEIHATSVVRGLGADRLIGNLLIDLYAKNGLLRWSRRVFDDLSARDHVSWVAMLSGYAQNGLGIEALGLFRQMHRSAVVPTPYVLSSVLSACTKAGLSAQGRLIHAQVYKQGFCSETFVGNALIAFYLRYGSFKLAERLFSDMLFCDRVTFNTLISGHAQCEHGERALEIFYEMQLSGLRPDCVTVASLLAACASMGDLHNGKLLHAYLLKAGDRTNVVLWNLMLVAYGQINDLAKSFEIFCQMQTAGIRPNQFTYPCILRTCTCSGHIELGEQIHSLSIKTGFESDMYVSGVLIDMYSKYGWLDKARRILEMLGKKDVVSWTSMIAGYVQHGFCEEALATFKEMQDCGIWPDNIGLASAASACAGLKGMRQGLQIHARVYVSGYSADISIWNTLVNLYARCGRSEEAFSLFRAIEHKDEITWNGLVSGFGQSGLYEQALKVFKQMGQSGAKYNVFTFVSSISASANLADIKQGKQVHCRAIKTGHTSETEVSNALISLYGKCGSIEDAKMEFSNMSERNEVSWNTIITSCSQHGRGLEALDLFDQMKQEGLKPNDVTFIGVLAACSHVGLVEEGLSHFKSMSNEYGVTPIPDHYACVMDILGRAGQLDRARKFVEEMPIAADAMVWRTLLSACKVHKNIEIGELAAKHLLELEPHDSASYVLLSNAYAVTGKWSNRDQVRKMMKDRGVKKEPGSSWIEVKSAVHAFYAGDRLHPLADQIYSFLADLNGRIAKIGYKQDNYHLFHEKEQERKDPTSFVHSEKLAVAFGLMSLPPCMPLRVIKNLRVCNDCHNWMKFTSDVTGREIVLRDVYRFHHFTNGSCSCGDFW, from the exons ATGACGCGCCGGGAAGCGGCGGCCTCACTGCACCGATCGCTCGCCAGGTTCGTCGCGCATGACGATACGGAGAGAACCCTCTCGCTCGTCGCGGCGAAGGCTCGGCAGCACGGAGCCCTGGTCTCTGCGGACCTCGCGAGCGCCCTGCGGGCGTGCAGGCTGCGCGGCTATCGCTGGCCGCGCGTGCTGGAGATCCACGCGACGTCAGTCGTCCGTGGGCTTGGGGCTGACCGTCTCATAGGCAACCTGCTGATCGATCTGTACGCGAAGAATGGGCTCCTGCGGTGGTCAAGGCGGGTGTTTGACGATCTTTCTGCCAGGGACCATGTCTCGTGGGTTGCCATGCTGTCTGGTTATGCACAGAATGGTCTGGGAATAGAAGCTCTCGGGTTGTTTCGCCAGATGCATCGATCGGCAGTTGTTCCCACTCCGTATGTTCTGTCTAGTGTGCTCAGTGCCTGCACTAAAGCAGGGCTTTCTGCGCAAGGTCGGCTGATCCATGCCCAAGTTTACAAGCAAGGATTCTGTTCGGAGACATTTGTGGGGAATGCGCTTATTGCTTTCTACTTAAGATATGGATCCTTTAAGCTAGCAGAGAGGTTATTTTCTGACATGCTGTTCTGTGACAGAGTAACGTTCAATACTTTGATCTCAGGACATGCTCAGTGTGAACATGGTGAGCGTGCTTTGGAAATTTTTTATGAGATGCAGTTGTCAGGGTTGAGGCCTGATTGTGTTACCGTTGCTAGTCTCCTTGCAGCCTGTGCCTCTATGGGGGATCTTCACAACGGGAAGTTGCTCCATGCATATTTACTGAAAGCAG GTGATAGGACGAACGTGGTACTATGGAATTTAATGCTTGTGGCGTATGGGCAGATCAATGATTTAGCAAAATCCTTTGAAATCTTTTGTCAGATGCAAACTGCAGGTATACGCCCCAACCAGTTCACCTACCCATGCATTTTAAGGACTTGCACTTGCAGTGGTCACATTGAACTTGGAGAGCAGATTCATTCATTAAGCATAAAAACTGGCTTTGAATCTGACATGTATGTAAGTGGTGTACTCATAGATATGTATTCCAAATATGGGTGGCTTGATAAAGCTCGCAGAATTCTTGAAATGCTTGGAAAAAAAGATGTGGTTTCATGGACTTCCATGATTGCTGGATATGTGCAGCATGGCTTTTGTGAAGAGGCTCTTGCAACATTCAAAGAAATGCAGGACTGTGGAATTTGGCCGGATAACATAGGACTAGCTAGTGCCGCAAGTGCTTGTGCTGGACTCAAAGGAATGCGCCAGGGCTTGCAGATTCATGCTCGGGTTTACGTGTCTGGTTATTCAGCTGATATTTCAATTTGGAACACGTTGGTAAACCTGTATGCAAGATGTGGAAGAAGCGAAGAAGCTTTCTCTTTGTTTCGAGCAATTGAACATAAGGATGAGATTACATGGAATGGATTGGTCTCCGGTTTTGGACAAAGCGGTCTATATGAACAAGCTCTTAAGGTATTCAAGCAGATGGGTCAATCAGGTGCCAAGTACAATGTGTTCACATTTGTTTCCTCTATAAGTGCTTCTGCTAACCTTGCAGATATAAAACAAGGGAAACAAGTACATTGTAGAGCTATTAAGACAGGACACACCTCTGAAACTGAAGTTTCAAATGCTTTGATTTCACTCTATGGAAAGTGTGGCAGTATTGAAGATGCCAAGATGGAGTTTTCTAATATGTCTGAGAGGAATGAGGTGTCATGGAATACTATCATCACAAGTTGTTCACAGCACGGACGTGGATTAGAAGCTTTGGATTTATTTGATCAGATGAAACAAGAAGGTCTAAAACCAAATGATGTTACCTTCATAGGCGTGTTAGCTGCTTGCAGTCATGTGGGTTTGGTTGAGGAAGGCCTTAGTCACTTCAAATCCATGTCTAATGAGTATGGAGTTACTCCAATACCTGACCATTATGCTTGTGTCATGGATATTCTTGGACGAGCTGGTCAACTTGACCGTGCAAGGAAATTTGTTGAGGAAATGCCAATAGCCGCTGATGCAATGGTTTGGAGAACCCTTCTCAGTGCTTGTAAAGTACACAAGAACATAGAAATTGGGGAGCTTGCAGCCAAACATCTCCTGGAGTTAGAGCCTCATGATTCGGCATCGTATGTCCTCCTTTCGAATGCATATGCTGTTACTGGAAAGTGGTCCAATAGGGATCAGGTCAGAAAGATGATGAAAGATAGAGGAGTAAAAAAAGAACCAGGTAGTAGCTGGATTGAAGTAAAGAGTGCAGTTCATGCATTCTATGCAGGTGATCGGTTGCACCCCTTGGCTGATCAGATATACAGTTTTTTGGCTGATCTAAATGGTAGGATAGCCAAAATAGGGTACAAGCAAGATAATTACCATCTCTTCCATGAAAAAGAGCAAGAACGGAAAGATCCTACTTCCTTTGTCCACAGTGAGAAGTTAGCTGTGGCTTTTGGGTTAATGAGTTTGCCTCCTTGTATGCCCCTTCGGGTGATTAAGAATCTTCGTGTCTGCAATGACTGCCACAATTGGATGAAATTTACCTCTGATGTCACAGGAAGAGAAATTGTATTAAGGGATGTGTACAGATTTCACCATTTTACCAATGGCAGTTGTTCATGTGGAGACTTCTGGTGA
- the LOC101753250 gene encoding pentatricopeptide repeat-containing protein At4g13650 isoform X1, whose protein sequence is MTRREAAASLHRSLARFVAHDDTERTLSLVAAKARQHGALVSADLASALRACRLRGYRWPRVLEIHATSVVRGLGADRLIGNLLIDLYAKNGLLRWSRRVFDDLSARDHVSWVAMLSGYAQNGLGIEALGLFRQMHRSAVVPTPYVLSSVLSACTKAGLSAQGRLIHAQVYKQGFCSETFVGNALIAFYLRYGSFKLAERLFSDMLFCDRVTFNTLISGHAQCEHGERALEIFYEMQLSGLRPDCVTVASLLAACASMGDLHNGKLLHAYLLKAGMSLDYITEGSLLDLYVKCGDIETTHEIFNSGDRTNVVLWNLMLVAYGQINDLAKSFEIFCQMQTAGIRPNQFTYPCILRTCTCSGHIELGEQIHSLSIKTGFESDMYVSGVLIDMYSKYGWLDKARRILEMLGKKDVVSWTSMIAGYVQHGFCEEALATFKEMQDCGIWPDNIGLASAASACAGLKGMRQGLQIHARVYVSGYSADISIWNTLVNLYARCGRSEEAFSLFRAIEHKDEITWNGLVSGFGQSGLYEQALKVFKQMGQSGAKYNVFTFVSSISASANLADIKQGKQVHCRAIKTGHTSETEVSNALISLYGKCGSIEDAKMEFSNMSERNEVSWNTIITSCSQHGRGLEALDLFDQMKQEGLKPNDVTFIGVLAACSHVGLVEEGLSHFKSMSNEYGVTPIPDHYACVMDILGRAGQLDRARKFVEEMPIAADAMVWRTLLSACKVHKNIEIGELAAKHLLELEPHDSASYVLLSNAYAVTGKWSNRDQVRKMMKDRGVKKEPGSSWIEVKSAVHAFYAGDRLHPLADQIYSFLADLNGRIAKIGYKQDNYHLFHEKEQERKDPTSFVHSEKLAVAFGLMSLPPCMPLRVIKNLRVCNDCHNWMKFTSDVTGREIVLRDVYRFHHFTNGSCSCGDFW, encoded by the coding sequence ATGACGCGCCGGGAAGCGGCGGCCTCACTGCACCGATCGCTCGCCAGGTTCGTCGCGCATGACGATACGGAGAGAACCCTCTCGCTCGTCGCGGCGAAGGCTCGGCAGCACGGAGCCCTGGTCTCTGCGGACCTCGCGAGCGCCCTGCGGGCGTGCAGGCTGCGCGGCTATCGCTGGCCGCGCGTGCTGGAGATCCACGCGACGTCAGTCGTCCGTGGGCTTGGGGCTGACCGTCTCATAGGCAACCTGCTGATCGATCTGTACGCGAAGAATGGGCTCCTGCGGTGGTCAAGGCGGGTGTTTGACGATCTTTCTGCCAGGGACCATGTCTCGTGGGTTGCCATGCTGTCTGGTTATGCACAGAATGGTCTGGGAATAGAAGCTCTCGGGTTGTTTCGCCAGATGCATCGATCGGCAGTTGTTCCCACTCCGTATGTTCTGTCTAGTGTGCTCAGTGCCTGCACTAAAGCAGGGCTTTCTGCGCAAGGTCGGCTGATCCATGCCCAAGTTTACAAGCAAGGATTCTGTTCGGAGACATTTGTGGGGAATGCGCTTATTGCTTTCTACTTAAGATATGGATCCTTTAAGCTAGCAGAGAGGTTATTTTCTGACATGCTGTTCTGTGACAGAGTAACGTTCAATACTTTGATCTCAGGACATGCTCAGTGTGAACATGGTGAGCGTGCTTTGGAAATTTTTTATGAGATGCAGTTGTCAGGGTTGAGGCCTGATTGTGTTACCGTTGCTAGTCTCCTTGCAGCCTGTGCCTCTATGGGGGATCTTCACAACGGGAAGTTGCTCCATGCATATTTACTGAAAGCAGGTATGTCTTTGGATTACATAACAGAAGGCTCACTCCTCGATCTCTATGTAAAATGTGGTGACATTGAAACAACCCATGAGATCTTCAATTCAGGTGATAGGACGAACGTGGTACTATGGAATTTAATGCTTGTGGCGTATGGGCAGATCAATGATTTAGCAAAATCCTTTGAAATCTTTTGTCAGATGCAAACTGCAGGTATACGCCCCAACCAGTTCACCTACCCATGCATTTTAAGGACTTGCACTTGCAGTGGTCACATTGAACTTGGAGAGCAGATTCATTCATTAAGCATAAAAACTGGCTTTGAATCTGACATGTATGTAAGTGGTGTACTCATAGATATGTATTCCAAATATGGGTGGCTTGATAAAGCTCGCAGAATTCTTGAAATGCTTGGAAAAAAAGATGTGGTTTCATGGACTTCCATGATTGCTGGATATGTGCAGCATGGCTTTTGTGAAGAGGCTCTTGCAACATTCAAAGAAATGCAGGACTGTGGAATTTGGCCGGATAACATAGGACTAGCTAGTGCCGCAAGTGCTTGTGCTGGACTCAAAGGAATGCGCCAGGGCTTGCAGATTCATGCTCGGGTTTACGTGTCTGGTTATTCAGCTGATATTTCAATTTGGAACACGTTGGTAAACCTGTATGCAAGATGTGGAAGAAGCGAAGAAGCTTTCTCTTTGTTTCGAGCAATTGAACATAAGGATGAGATTACATGGAATGGATTGGTCTCCGGTTTTGGACAAAGCGGTCTATATGAACAAGCTCTTAAGGTATTCAAGCAGATGGGTCAATCAGGTGCCAAGTACAATGTGTTCACATTTGTTTCCTCTATAAGTGCTTCTGCTAACCTTGCAGATATAAAACAAGGGAAACAAGTACATTGTAGAGCTATTAAGACAGGACACACCTCTGAAACTGAAGTTTCAAATGCTTTGATTTCACTCTATGGAAAGTGTGGCAGTATTGAAGATGCCAAGATGGAGTTTTCTAATATGTCTGAGAGGAATGAGGTGTCATGGAATACTATCATCACAAGTTGTTCACAGCACGGACGTGGATTAGAAGCTTTGGATTTATTTGATCAGATGAAACAAGAAGGTCTAAAACCAAATGATGTTACCTTCATAGGCGTGTTAGCTGCTTGCAGTCATGTGGGTTTGGTTGAGGAAGGCCTTAGTCACTTCAAATCCATGTCTAATGAGTATGGAGTTACTCCAATACCTGACCATTATGCTTGTGTCATGGATATTCTTGGACGAGCTGGTCAACTTGACCGTGCAAGGAAATTTGTTGAGGAAATGCCAATAGCCGCTGATGCAATGGTTTGGAGAACCCTTCTCAGTGCTTGTAAAGTACACAAGAACATAGAAATTGGGGAGCTTGCAGCCAAACATCTCCTGGAGTTAGAGCCTCATGATTCGGCATCGTATGTCCTCCTTTCGAATGCATATGCTGTTACTGGAAAGTGGTCCAATAGGGATCAGGTCAGAAAGATGATGAAAGATAGAGGAGTAAAAAAAGAACCAGGTAGTAGCTGGATTGAAGTAAAGAGTGCAGTTCATGCATTCTATGCAGGTGATCGGTTGCACCCCTTGGCTGATCAGATATACAGTTTTTTGGCTGATCTAAATGGTAGGATAGCCAAAATAGGGTACAAGCAAGATAATTACCATCTCTTCCATGAAAAAGAGCAAGAACGGAAAGATCCTACTTCCTTTGTCCACAGTGAGAAGTTAGCTGTGGCTTTTGGGTTAATGAGTTTGCCTCCTTGTATGCCCCTTCGGGTGATTAAGAATCTTCGTGTCTGCAATGACTGCCACAATTGGATGAAATTTACCTCTGATGTCACAGGAAGAGAAATTGTATTAAGGGATGTGTACAGATTTCACCATTTTACCAATGGCAGTTGTTCATGTGGAGACTTCTGGTGA
- the LOC101754872 gene encoding protein SCAR2, protein MPLSRHTVGNEFALGGRDLYRTADQHDPEAVLDGVAMAGLVGVLRQLGDLAEFAAQVFHGLYDEVMSTSARGHGLMLRVQQLEAELPLLEKESCQRDYLYVVSNRGVDWHLNPRVEHGVVTRGDMPRFIMASIKRCHGPPKLFMLDKYDIGGEGACLKRYTDPSFFKMDSACSTALQEGIQSERRPLKAMEIRPNLQNGEIFRPPNAADTASKLEADLSGEAMDEVPINRRRLKYRQLNGSVFQSFRPHMQNLYEKASSEEKPPALDQSEVRISMIDSPDSNTEERDIMVDTSVNMDKVKVTVRKNRSISEEARSSDARSAGSSKGYNSEVDIYVDALTTMDSEAETDSEQRDHRDHHAFARMDPDNACSDAQNATAPRSSSFEKKDLSDVASTNRDMSNQHEEEAIVSTPQIKPVVGEHERTSSLEELFEQEKPASWDHERSSSLEELLTEDFHASESGEREQATEETGGNGSATNASSNGMQDITKKSKEAKENSSLATISFKKIASKRSKYVGGMELIASKVGILPRKLSKKHDPFCDSLRSMAKQLLELKYDGTQDSDLYDFEANGEGCNVKYLEMYDPPVEIKESAVHKIPSDSPHDDVGSRKCQQEELNHESEHDIPPTDSPHDSVPDDRNLFQDSNIVTSPSSQEEEGCASTAPDEHSSTGVLNHMLEHDQEKFEEHPDREVTEDTDTEVVSENASDTGEDLKEDIEESNKSDAYALDDETAEYIEEQAVSDGMNSSPVSSKQSDDPCLITPLTLADEDDTGACKITDSYTPEVEHMTLSETFMDTDLSKVVTESVIDSEDAMPDDKQYYLHLEPTFGQGAVLSSSEIVVQNGQVPLCSSSTVAVTPELTVNTKEKHELHPVVHQEPPNSCNSSTEVFGDPLAPDSRDVPPSIISSFVWMLNGPMQQSLNVLPAQPTYGSAQGNGSSEDAPPLPPLPPMQWRTNKLQMGSSPLSAKIGRPPRPKPPVKHQESEGNSSLDKINENAEILQENSLHIGSSLQNEMVQATVPDDHEANQFLNRDSQENHCGEGDKKHDVEVSNPLSSSEVECVAEFASVKSENLHISQSNELIVIPEEAWSDFGNIKFIPEQEGKHQLSNGVYGFGGLYAAGLSAQKTNEKHEIVVDYKDMDFSSAGCNKAADSEENKSNGAPKQEDMLSPGLTAQQEKGEHGNSDDKAMEFSSALEEELAKSPTHPVPKPPRYPLLPVTSHDRSMLRKAPTLVQPSSKLSDEKNTILEEIKNKSFNLKPVLAKRPSVMGGPRTNLQVVAIIERAHAIRQAVADDDDEDSWSE, encoded by the exons ATGCCCCTGTCGCGGCACACGGTCGGGAACGAGTTCGCGCTCGGCGGCCGCGACCTCTACCGCACGGCCGACCAGCACGACCCCGAGGCCGTCCTCGATGGCGTCGCCATGgccggcctcgtcggcgtcctccgccAGCTCGGCGACCTCGCCGA ATTTGCTGCACAGGTGTTCCATGGTCTGTATGATGAGGTGATGAGCACGTCTGCGCGAGGGCACGGGCTCATGCTCCGAGTGCAGCAGCTGGAGGCGGAGCTGCCACTGCTTGAGAAAGAATCCTGCCAGAGAGACTACCTATATGTTGTTTCTAACAGGG GTGTTGATTGGCATTTGAATCCGAGGGTGGAGCATGGGGTTGTGACAAGAGGCGACATGCCTCGCTTCATCATGGCGTCCATCAAGCGGTGCCACGGGCCTCCCAAACTTTTCATGCTTGACAA GTATGATATCGGTGGCGAGGGTGCGTGCCTGAAGAGATACACTGACCCATCGTTCTTCAAGATGGATTCCGCATGTTCTACCGCACTGCAGGAAGGGATTCAAAGTGAAAGAAGACCTCTAAAAGCCATG GAGATCAGGCCTAACCTTCAGAATGGCGAGATTTTCCGACCCCCAAATGCAGCTGACACCGCCTCCAA ATTGGAGGCTGATTTGTCTGGTGAAGCTATGGATGAAGTTCCTATAAATCGCAGACGACTGAAGTACCGACAGTTAAATGGATCTGTATTTCAAAGCTTCAGACCGCATATGCAGAATCTGTATGAAAAGGCTTCATCAGAGGAGAAACCCCCTGCACTTGATCAATCAGAAGTGCGTATCTCTATGATTGATTCGCCTGACTCAAACACGGAAGAGAGAGACATTATGGTAGACACGTCCGTCAACATGGACAAAGTCAAGGTCACTGTTCGCAAGAACAGATCGATTTCTGAAGAAGCACGTTCTTCAGATGCTCGGTCAGCAGGAAGCAGCAAGGGATACAACTCTGAAGTTGATATCTACGTGGACGCACTGACCACGATGGATTCTGAAGCAGAGACAGACTCAGAGCAAAGAGACCATCGAGACCACCATGCCTTTGCTCGGATGGATCCAGACAATGCATGCTCAGATGCTCAAAATGCTACAGCACCGCGGTCTAGCAGCTTTGAGAAGAAAGACTTGTCAGATGTTGCCTCAACAAACAGAGATATGAGTAACCAGCATGAAGAAGAAGCTATTGTCTCCACACCACAGATCAAACCAGTTGTTGGTGAACATGAGAGGACTAGTTCGTTGGAGGAACTGTTTGAGCAAGAAAAACCAGCTTCTTGGGATCATGAGAGGAGTAGTTCCTTGGAGGAATTGCTCACCGAAGATTTCCATGCTTCAGAATCCGGCGAAAGAGAGCAAGCTACTGAAGAAACGGGTGGCAATGGCAGTGCCACCAATGCTTCATCAAATGGCATGCAAGATATTACTAAGAAGAGCAAGGAAGCCAAGGAGAATTCCAGCCTCGCAACCATTTCGTTCAAGAAAATAGCAAGCAAGAGGTCCAAGTATGTCGGTGGTATGGAGCTGATTGCTTCAAAAGTTGGCATTCTGCCAAGGAAACTCTCCAAGAAGCATGACCCTTTCTGTGATTCCCTCCGAAGCATGGCGAAGCAACTGCTTGAGCTGAAGTATGATGGCACTCAAGATAGTGACTTATATGACTTCGAAGCAAATGGCGAGGGATGCAATGTCAAGTACCTGGAAATGTATGATCCGCCTGTTGAAATTAAGGAGAGTGCTGTGCACAAAATTCCTTCAGATTCACCTCATGATGATGTGGGCTCAAGAAAGTGCCAGCAGGAAGAATTGAACCATGAGTCGGAGCATGATATTCCACCAACTGACAGTCCACATGATTCGGTCCCTGATGATAGAAATTTATTTCAGGATTCCAACATTGTCACATCACCCAGTTCCCAAGAGGAAGAAGGATGTGCAAGTACTGCACCTGATGAGCATTCATCTACTGGAGTGCTCAACCATATGTTGGAACATGATCAAGAgaagtttgaggaacatcctgacAGGGAAGTGACCGAGGACACTGATACTGAGGTTGTTTCAGAAAATGCATCTGATACGGGTGAAGACTTGAAAGAAGATATTGAGGAAAGCAACAAATCTGATGCATATGCATTGGATGATGAAACTGCTGAGTACATAGAAGAGCAAGCAGTTTCAGATGGCATGAACTCCTCACCGGTTTCATCCAAGCAATCTGATGATCCTTGCCTGATAACTCCACTCACTCTCGCAGATGAAGATGACACAGGGGCATGTAAGATCACCGACAGCTACACCCCTGAAGTGGAGCATATGACACTGTCAGAAACATTCATGGATACTGATCTATCTAAGGTAGTAACCGAGTCAGTAATCGACAGTGAAGATGCCATGCCAGATGATAAACAGTACTATTTACATCTAGAACCTACTTTTGGACAAGGTGCAGTTCTCAGCAGCTCCGAAATTGTTGTCCAAAACGGTCAAGTGCCGCTGTGCAGCTCATCCACGGTGGCTGTAACTCCAGAACTAACGGTAAACACCAAGGAAAAGCATGAATTGCATCCAGTTGTGCATCAAGAACCACCTAATTCGTGCAACAGCAGTACTGAAGTTTTTGGAGATCCACTAGCTCCTGACTCCAGAGATGTTCCACCGTCGATCATTTCAAGCTTTGTTTGGATGCTCAATGGTCCAATGCAGCAGTCATTGAATGTCCTTCCTGCTCAACCAACTTATGGAAGTGCACAAGGAAATGGTTCATCTGAAGATGCACCGCCGCTTCCCCCTCTTCCACCAATGCAGTGGCGAACAAACAAGCTTCAGATGGGGTCATCACCTTTATCTGCAAAGATTGGGCGACCACCAAGGCCAAAACCTCCAGTAAAACACCAAGAAAGCGAAGGCAACTCTTCACTggataaaataaatgaaaatgcAGAAATTCTTCAGGAAAATAGTCTGCATATAGGCTCCAGTTTGCAGAATGAAATGGTGCAGGCAACGGTTCCTGATGATCATGAGGCAAATCAATTCCTTAATAGGGATTCTCAAGAAAATCATTGTGGAGAGGGAGATAAAAAGCATGATGTTGAGGTTTCTAATCCGCTTTCCTCGTCAGAAGTCGAATGCGTGGCAGAATTCGCTTCAGTAAAAAGTGAAAATCTGCACATTTCGCAGTCAAATGAGCTTATAGTTATTCCAGAAGAGGCGTGGTCAGATTTTGGGAATATAAAATTTATACCAGAACAAGAAGGAAAACACCAACTAAGCAATGGAGTTTATGGTTTCGGTGGCTTGTACGCTGCTGGTTTGTCAGCACAAAAGACAAACGAGAAGCATGAAATAGTTGTTGATTATAAGGATATGGATTTCTCATCTGCAGGTTGCAACAAAGCTGCAGATTCAGAAGAAAATAAATCGAATGGTGCTCCTAAACAGGAAGATATGCTGAGTCCTGGCCTGACAGCACAGCAGGAAAAAGGTGAACATGGCAATTCTGATGACAAGGCAATGGAGTTTTCCTCTGCATTAGAAGAGGAACTGGCAAAATCTCCAACTCATCCAGTGCCAAAACCACCTAGATATCCTCTACTTCCAGTTACTTCTCATGACAGAAGCATG CTAAGAAAGGCTCCAACTTTGGTTCAACCTTCAAGTAAGCTTTCAGATGAGAAGAACACAATACTGGAGGAGATAAAGAACAAG TCTTTCAACCTGAAGCCTGTTCTTGCAAAGAGACCAAGTGTGATGGGTGGTCCAAGAACGAACTTACAAGTGGTGGCCATCATCGAGAGAGCCCACGCCATTCGCCAG GCTGTTGCTGATGACGATGACGAGGACAGCTGGAGTGAGTAG